From one Streptomyces spiramyceticus genomic stretch:
- a CDS encoding S1C family serine protease has translation MDGSRNDSRRARRFPLLLLPLTAGACAVALLSGCSGSGSGTSSAAAVDAGAQKVDTELEDDYQRVIKGVLPSVVQIDAGESLGSGVVYNDRGHVVTNAHVVGGEKSFKITTATGGAALGAELVATYPEQDLAVIKLDNVPDGLKAAKFADSSKVEVGQIVLAMGSPLGLSSSVTQGIVSAVGRTVSANPRGGGPGATIGNMVQTSAAINPGNSGGALVNLDSEVIGIPTLAATDPQIGGGAAPGIGFAIPSLMVKNIADQIIRDGRVTDSGRAALGITGRTVVNDEFEPAGVAIVSTQENGAAEKAGLRAGDVITRLDDTEITTITSLLEALASDKPGDKVRVTYVRGGETRTAEVTLGEI, from the coding sequence ATGGATGGATCCCGTAACGACAGCCGCCGTGCCCGTCGGTTCCCGCTGCTCCTGCTGCCCCTGACCGCCGGCGCCTGCGCGGTCGCCCTGCTGAGCGGGTGCTCCGGCTCCGGTTCCGGTACGTCGTCCGCGGCGGCCGTCGACGCTGGGGCACAGAAGGTGGACACCGAGCTGGAGGACGACTACCAGAGGGTGATCAAGGGGGTACTGCCGTCGGTCGTGCAGATCGACGCCGGTGAGAGCCTGGGCTCGGGCGTCGTCTACAACGACCGGGGCCATGTCGTCACCAACGCGCATGTGGTGGGCGGGGAGAAGAGCTTCAAGATCACGACGGCGACGGGCGGCGCGGCGCTCGGCGCGGAGCTGGTCGCCACCTACCCCGAGCAGGACCTCGCCGTCATCAAGCTCGACAACGTCCCCGACGGCCTGAAGGCGGCGAAGTTCGCGGACTCGTCGAAGGTCGAAGTCGGGCAGATCGTGCTGGCGATGGGCAGTCCGCTGGGGCTCTCCAGCAGTGTCACGCAGGGCATCGTCTCGGCGGTCGGCAGGACCGTGAGCGCGAACCCCCGGGGCGGCGGCCCCGGCGCGACCATCGGCAACATGGTGCAGACCTCGGCGGCGATCAACCCCGGCAACAGCGGCGGCGCGCTGGTCAACCTCGACAGCGAGGTCATCGGCATCCCGACCCTGGCCGCGACCGACCCGCAGATCGGCGGCGGCGCGGCCCCCGGCATCGGTTTCGCGATCCCGTCCTTGATGGTGAAGAACATTGCCGACCAGATCATCAGGGACGGCAGGGTCACCGACTCGGGCCGGGCGGCGCTGGGCATCACGGGCCGTACGGTCGTGAACGACGAGTTCGAACCGGCCGGTGTGGCCATCGTCTCGACCCAGGAGAACGGCGCCGCGGAGAAGGCGGGCCTGAGGGCCGGGGACGTCATCACGCGGCTCGACGACACGGAGATCACCACGATCACCTCGCTGCTGGAGGCGCTCGCGTCGGACAAGCCGGGGGACAAGGTGCGGGTGACGTACGTGCGGGGAGGCGAGACGCGGACGGCCGAGGTCACGCTGGGCGAGATCTAG
- a CDS encoding bifunctional adenosylcobinamide kinase/adenosylcobinamide-phosphate guanylyltransferase: MELTLLGTGAPAGLPRPECPCASCATARGGLARAATALLVDGALLLDLTPGAALAAARAGHSLAAVRQVLLTHPHDGPPVELPVGLPTAGRVPDGRELTLISGHRVRAVPMDSPGTGYEVTSPEGKVLLYLPPGGALAGHVAVGRTYDMVVADVVGRPDGLARLRAGGAVGATTDVIAVHIDHDVPPGPELDRRLSAAGARAVPDGTTLIVGEYHAVPDVPRRTLVLGGARSGKSVEAERRLETFPDVLYVATSGNRADDSEWAARVRLHRERRPGSWRTEETCELAPLLAEEGPPLLIDCLALWLTDAMDRVGAWDDAKWASDGQRALGERTAELVAAVRAAPRTVVAVSNEVGSGVVPATASGRRFRDELGRLNAAFATECEQVVLVVAGQALTLRG; the protein is encoded by the coding sequence GTGGAACTCACTCTCCTCGGCACCGGGGCCCCGGCAGGCCTGCCCCGCCCCGAATGCCCCTGCGCCTCGTGCGCCACCGCCCGCGGCGGCCTGGCCCGTGCGGCGACCGCGCTGCTGGTCGACGGTGCGCTGCTGCTCGACCTCACGCCTGGGGCCGCACTCGCCGCCGCCCGTGCCGGGCATTCGCTCGCCGCCGTACGGCAGGTGCTGCTCACGCATCCGCACGACGGGCCGCCCGTCGAGCTGCCCGTCGGGCTGCCAACCGCCGGGCGGGTGCCGGACGGGCGGGAGTTGACGCTGATCAGCGGGCACAGGGTGCGGGCCGTACCGATGGACTCTCCGGGTACGGGGTACGAGGTGACCTCCCCGGAGGGCAAGGTGCTGCTGTACCTGCCGCCGGGCGGCGCACTCGCCGGGCACGTCGCGGTCGGCCGTACGTACGACATGGTGGTCGCCGATGTCGTGGGGCGGCCGGACGGGCTCGCGCGGCTGCGTGCGGGCGGTGCGGTCGGTGCCACGACGGATGTCATCGCCGTACACATCGACCACGACGTGCCGCCCGGGCCCGAGCTGGACAGACGGCTCTCGGCGGCGGGCGCGCGGGCCGTGCCGGACGGGACGACGCTGATCGTCGGGGAGTACCACGCGGTGCCGGATGTGCCGCGCCGCACACTCGTGCTCGGCGGTGCGCGGTCCGGGAAGTCGGTGGAGGCGGAGCGGCGCCTGGAGACGTTTCCCGATGTTCTGTACGTCGCCACGAGCGGCAACCGCGCCGACGACAGCGAGTGGGCGGCGCGGGTCCGGCTGCACCGGGAGCGCAGGCCGGGGTCGTGGCGTACCGAGGAGACGTGCGAACTGGCGCCCCTGCTGGCCGAAGAGGGGCCGCCGCTGCTGATCGACTGCCTCGCGCTGTGGCTGACCGACGCGATGGACCGGGTCGGGGCGTGGGACGACGCGAAGTGGGCATCGGACGGTCAGCGTGCGCTGGGCGAGCGGACAGCGGAACTGGTCGCGGCGGTACGGGCGGCGCCGCGCACGGTTGTCGCGGTCAGCAACGAGGTGGGCTCGGGCGTTGTGCCGGCCACGGCGAGCGGGCGGCGGTTCCGCGACGAACTGGGGCGGCTGAACGCGGCGTTCGCGACGGAGTGCGAGCAGGTGGTGCTGGTGGTGGCGGGCCAGGCGCTTACGCTGCGCGGCTGA
- the cobT gene encoding nicotinate-nucleotide--dimethylbenzimidazole phosphoribosyltransferase produces MSSLNLDDFSDLIERPHGDVRRDAEERRERLVVPAGALGRLDELGEWLSAAQASVRVKPIERPRVVLFAGDHGVAELGVSARPAATAHELVRAVLDGASPVAVLARRLGTSVRIVDAGLDCDPELLPEDVVRHRVRRGSGRIDIEDALTAEEAEQAVRLGMAVADEEADSGTDLVVLGDLSVGGTTAAATLIAALCGTDASVVTGRGGVAIDDLAWMRKCAAIRDSLRRARPVLGDQLELLAAVGGADIAAMTGFLLQCAVRRTPVILDGVVSAACALVGQRAAFRAPDWWLAGQVSGEPGQAKALDRMALNPLLDQGVTVGEGTGALLALPLVQAAAALAAELPEREPEPEKV; encoded by the coding sequence ATGAGCTCGCTTAACCTCGACGACTTCTCCGACCTGATCGAGCGCCCCCACGGCGACGTGCGGCGCGACGCCGAAGAGCGCCGGGAGCGGCTCGTCGTGCCGGCCGGTGCGCTCGGTCGGCTCGACGAGCTGGGCGAGTGGCTCTCGGCCGCGCAGGCCTCCGTACGGGTCAAGCCCATTGAGCGGCCCCGCGTCGTGCTGTTCGCCGGTGACCACGGCGTGGCAGAGCTCGGTGTGTCCGCCCGCCCCGCCGCCACCGCGCACGAGCTCGTGCGGGCCGTGCTGGACGGCGCGAGCCCCGTCGCCGTACTGGCCCGCCGCCTCGGCACGTCCGTACGCATCGTCGACGCCGGACTCGACTGCGATCCGGAGCTGCTTCCCGAGGACGTCGTACGCCACCGTGTGCGCCGAGGTTCCGGGCGTATCGACATCGAGGACGCCCTCACCGCCGAAGAGGCCGAGCAGGCCGTCCGGCTCGGCATGGCTGTCGCCGACGAAGAGGCCGACTCCGGCACCGATCTGGTCGTCCTGGGCGACCTGAGCGTCGGCGGTACGACCGCCGCCGCCACCCTCATCGCCGCACTGTGCGGAACTGACGCCTCCGTCGTGACCGGCCGCGGCGGCGTCGCCATCGACGACCTCGCGTGGATGCGCAAGTGCGCGGCCATCCGGGACTCGCTGCGCCGGGCGCGGCCGGTCCTCGGCGACCAGCTGGAGCTGCTGGCTGCCGTGGGCGGCGCCGACATCGCCGCGATGACCGGGTTCCTGCTCCAGTGCGCGGTGCGGCGTACTCCGGTGATCCTCGACGGGGTCGTTTCGGCCGCCTGCGCCCTGGTCGGCCAGCGGGCCGCTTTCCGGGCGCCGGACTGGTGGCTCGCGGGCCAGGTGAGCGGCGAGCCGGGCCAGGCCAAGGCACTGGACCGGATGGCGCTCAACCCTCTGCTCGATCAGGGCGTCACTGTGGGGGAAGGAACTGGGGCATTGCTCGCACTCCCCCTCGTGCAGGCCGCCGCCGCCCTGGCGGCAGAGCTGCCCGAGCGGGAGCCCGAGCCGGAGAAGGTCTGA
- a CDS encoding phosphatidylglycerol lysyltransferase domain-containing protein: MGEVRLVTEGTNRHTPRSRRSAAFAVWYLRVVTFINFLSAVWVSLGQDVRRHNTENYFTPYLLTAGFASGVFTLFLAITMRRRKRAAWILNSVLSGLFLLLFALVMLLPEVRQYWQNWVSLALTAAFVVSLLLGRREFYAKGDRSNPRLAAVVAVGGLLVTSLVATLLVTVTNTAHDDYRSTFLDRWRYGVMRLVSLAADDSRFPGIDTPGWVDVTINVLSTLLLLAVLYAAFRSRRTVDPITEEDEAKLRDLLDKFGERDSLGYFALRREKSAVWSPTGKAAVTYRVVGGVSLASGDPIGDPEAWPGAIEPWLTEAREHGWIPAVMGASEEGGTIYARHGLDALELGDEAIVDTEEWGSVGHPPGKRSMLDGRAMRTVRQAYNRVKRAGYEVRIRRHEEIPDDEMAELLRKADDWRDGATERGFSMALGRLGDPADGRCVMLECTDGRGELRAVLSFAPWGPNGLSLDLMRRDRDSENGLMEFMVIELLQRAKEIKITQVSLNFAMFRSVFERGSKLGAGPVLRLWRSLLGFFSRWWQIESLYRANAKYRPIWEPRFMLFEKSADLLRIGVAAARAEGFLEAPGLPKWMHRKHLETKW; this comes from the coding sequence ATGGGAGAAGTCCGATTGGTCACCGAAGGAACGAACCGGCACACCCCCCGGTCGCGACGCAGCGCCGCATTCGCCGTCTGGTACCTGCGCGTCGTCACGTTCATCAACTTCCTGAGTGCCGTCTGGGTTTCCCTCGGCCAGGACGTCAGACGCCACAACACCGAGAACTACTTCACCCCGTACCTGCTGACAGCGGGCTTCGCCTCCGGCGTCTTCACCCTCTTCCTGGCGATCACCATGCGCCGCCGCAAACGCGCCGCCTGGATCCTCAACTCCGTACTCAGCGGGCTCTTTCTGCTGCTCTTCGCCCTCGTGATGCTGCTCCCCGAGGTGCGGCAGTACTGGCAGAACTGGGTCTCCCTCGCCCTGACGGCCGCCTTCGTCGTCTCCCTGCTGCTCGGCCGCCGCGAGTTCTACGCGAAGGGTGACCGCTCCAACCCGCGGCTGGCCGCAGTCGTCGCCGTCGGCGGACTGCTGGTCACCTCGCTGGTCGCCACCCTGCTCGTCACCGTCACCAACACCGCGCACGACGACTACCGGTCGACCTTCCTCGACCGCTGGCGTTACGGCGTGATGCGGCTGGTGTCGCTGGCCGCCGACGACTCCCGCTTCCCCGGCATCGATACGCCGGGATGGGTCGACGTCACCATCAATGTGCTGAGCACGCTGCTGCTCCTCGCCGTCCTGTACGCCGCCTTCCGCTCGCGCAGGACCGTCGACCCGATCACCGAGGAGGACGAGGCGAAGCTGCGCGACCTCCTCGACAAGTTCGGCGAGCGCGACTCCCTCGGCTACTTCGCGCTGCGCCGCGAGAAGAGCGCCGTCTGGTCCCCCACCGGCAAGGCCGCCGTCACGTACCGGGTCGTCGGCGGCGTATCGCTGGCGTCCGGCGATCCGATCGGCGACCCCGAGGCCTGGCCGGGCGCGATCGAGCCATGGCTGACCGAGGCGCGCGAGCACGGCTGGATCCCGGCCGTGATGGGCGCGAGCGAGGAGGGCGGCACGATTTACGCGCGGCACGGCCTGGACGCGCTGGAGCTGGGCGACGAGGCGATCGTCGATACAGAGGAGTGGGGGTCCGTGGGTCACCCCCCGGGAAAACGCAGCATGTTGGACGGGCGCGCGATGCGTACGGTCCGCCAGGCGTACAACCGGGTCAAGCGCGCCGGTTACGAGGTCCGCATCCGCCGCCACGAGGAGATCCCCGACGACGAGATGGCGGAGCTGCTGCGCAAGGCCGACGACTGGCGCGACGGGGCGACCGAGCGCGGCTTCTCGATGGCGCTCGGGCGGCTCGGCGACCCGGCGGACGGGCGCTGCGTCATGCTCGAATGCACGGACGGCCGAGGGGAATTGCGGGCCGTGCTGAGCTTCGCCCCGTGGGGGCCGAACGGGCTCTCCCTCGACCTGATGCGGCGTGACCGCGACTCCGAGAACGGCCTGATGGAGTTCATGGTCATCGAGCTCCTCCAGCGCGCCAAGGAGATCAAGATCACCCAGGTCTCGCTGAACTTCGCGATGTTCAGGTCGGTCTTCGAACGTGGCTCGAAGCTCGGTGCGGGGCCGGTGCTGAGGTTGTGGCGTTCGCTGCTCGGCTTCTTCTCGCGCTGGTGGCAGATCGAGTCGCTGTACCGCGCCAACGCCAAGTACCGGCCGATCTGGGAGCCACGGTTCATGCTGTTCGAGAAGAGCGCCGACCTGCTGCGCATCGGCGTCGCGGCGGCCCGCGCCGAGGGCTTCCTGGAGGCGCCGGGCCTGCCCAAGTGGATGCACCGCAAGCATCTGGAGACGAAGTGGTGA
- a CDS encoding adenosylcobinamide-GDP ribazoletransferase — protein sequence MTSSLNSDGIRFAFGTLTVLPVRVTRWDREAARAGMLCAPLAGLVVGLCAAAVGGVLLVLGSGPLLAAVASAAVPAALTRGLHLDGLADTADGLGSGKPADDALRIMKQSDIGPFGVITLLFVLFAQVAALHELYAAGWAHGAAAAAVSAVAARLALTLASRAGVPPARPDGLGAAVAGAVPVRGAVAVAVAVTAACAGAAGALFGPYAALHSAAAVLAALTAAHLLLRHCVRRFGGVTGDVFGGIAETAATAALVVLALG from the coding sequence GTGACCTCCTCCCTCAACAGCGACGGCATCCGCTTCGCCTTCGGCACCCTCACCGTGCTCCCCGTACGCGTCACCCGGTGGGACCGCGAGGCGGCGCGCGCCGGGATGCTGTGCGCGCCGCTGGCCGGGCTCGTCGTGGGCCTGTGCGCGGCGGCCGTCGGAGGCGTACTGCTGGTGCTCGGCTCGGGGCCGCTGCTCGCCGCCGTGGCGAGTGCGGCCGTACCCGCGGCGCTCACCCGCGGCCTCCACCTCGACGGTCTCGCCGACACCGCCGACGGCCTGGGCAGCGGCAAACCGGCCGACGACGCGCTGCGCATCATGAAGCAGTCCGACATCGGCCCCTTCGGCGTCATCACGCTGCTGTTCGTGCTGTTCGCCCAGGTCGCCGCCCTCCATGAGCTGTACGCCGCCGGCTGGGCGCACGGCGCGGCCGCGGCGGCCGTCTCGGCGGTCGCTGCCCGCCTCGCCCTGACCCTCGCCTCCCGTGCGGGTGTTCCCCCGGCCCGCCCCGACGGCCTGGGCGCCGCGGTCGCGGGGGCGGTTCCGGTGCGGGGGGCGGTGGCCGTCGCGGTCGCGGTGACCGCCGCTTGCGCGGGCGCGGCGGGCGCGCTTTTCGGCCCGTACGCCGCCCTGCACAGCGCCGCCGCAGTCCTGGCCGCACTGACCGCCGCCCACCTGCTGCTGCGCCACTGCGTGCGCCGCTTCGGCGGAGTTACGGGGGATGTCTTCGGCGGCATCGCGGAGACGGCGGCGACGGCGGCGCTGGTAGTGCTGGCGCTGGGTTGA
- a CDS encoding endo alpha-1,4 polygalactosaminidase: MRRVLALLALLLLLAGCTSEPPAPPDDGPSEQPRWQPKPGLTWQWQLSGRLDPTVDVPVYDIDGFDQPASAVADLHRRGRKVICYLSTGAWEEFRPDAAKFPKSLLGRGNGWKGERWLDIRRTDVLEPLMARRIGMCREKGFDAVEPDNMDGYRNRTGFPLTAADQLRYNRLIARLAHERGLAVGLKNDLDQIPQLVGDFDFAVNEQCAEYNECRKLVPFIKAGKAVFHVEYELPVGRFCPEARKLKLSSMLKKYELGVWRKPCS; this comes from the coding sequence GTGAGACGCGTACTCGCGCTCCTGGCGCTGCTGTTGTTGCTGGCGGGCTGTACGAGCGAGCCCCCGGCGCCGCCCGACGACGGGCCGTCGGAACAACCGCGCTGGCAGCCGAAGCCCGGTCTCACCTGGCAGTGGCAGCTCAGCGGCAGACTCGACCCGACCGTCGACGTCCCGGTCTACGACATCGACGGCTTCGACCAGCCCGCCTCCGCCGTCGCCGACCTGCACCGCCGGGGCCGCAAGGTCATCTGCTACCTGTCGACCGGCGCGTGGGAGGAGTTCAGGCCCGACGCCGCGAAGTTCCCCAAGTCCCTACTGGGGCGCGGCAACGGCTGGAAGGGGGAGCGCTGGCTCGACATCCGCCGTACCGACGTTCTGGAGCCGCTGATGGCGCGGCGTATCGGCATGTGCCGCGAGAAGGGCTTCGACGCGGTCGAACCCGACAACATGGACGGCTACCGCAACCGCACCGGCTTCCCCCTGACCGCCGCCGACCAGCTCCGCTACAACCGTCTGATCGCCCGCCTCGCCCACGAGCGTGGCCTCGCGGTCGGACTCAAGAACGACCTCGACCAGATTCCGCAGCTGGTGGGGGACTTCGACTTCGCGGTCAATGAACAGTGCGCCGAGTACAACGAGTGCCGGAAACTCGTGCCGTTCATCAAGGCGGGCAAGGCGGTCTTCCATGTGGAGTACGAGCTGCCGGTGGGCCGCTTCTGCCCCGAGGCGCGCAAGCTGAAGCTGAGCTCGATGCTGAAGAAGTACGAACTGGGGGTGTGGCGCAAGCCCTGTTCGTAA
- a CDS encoding spherulation-specific family 4 protein, with the protein MENLLVPLYEHPADRPEAWEAVIRAAPRLYGVVLNPDSGPGAAPDPAFAAVAARLRSAGVRVLGYVDTDYARRPHAAVVQDLLRHRDWYAADGAFLDQVTSGPEALTHYRRLAVAAREAGAATLVLNHGVHPDPGYLRFADVLVTFEGTWATYQDLDVPPWTAAYPADRFCHLVYAAPADAVVAARIRCAVPGDRPHPWGTLPHALEAAR; encoded by the coding sequence GTGGAGAACCTGCTCGTCCCGCTCTACGAGCACCCCGCCGACCGCCCCGAAGCCTGGGAGGCCGTCATCCGGGCGGCCCCCCGCCTGTACGGGGTCGTCCTCAACCCCGACAGCGGCCCCGGCGCCGCGCCCGACCCCGCCTTCGCGGCGGTCGCGGCGCGGCTGCGCAGTGCGGGCGTACGCGTCCTCGGATACGTCGACACCGACTACGCGCGGCGCCCGCACGCCGCCGTGGTCCAGGACCTGCTGCGGCACCGCGACTGGTACGCCGCAGACGGGGCGTTCCTCGACCAGGTGACCTCGGGGCCCGAGGCGCTGACGCACTACCGGCGCCTCGCCGTGGCCGCACGGGAGGCGGGCGCGGCGACGCTCGTGCTCAACCACGGCGTGCACCCCGACCCCGGCTACCTCCGGTTCGCCGACGTACTCGTCACCTTCGAGGGCACCTGGGCGACGTACCAGGACCTGGATGTCCCGCCCTGGACGGCGGCGTACCCGGCGGACCGCTTCTGTCACCTGGTGTACGCGGCGCCGGCCGACGCGGTGGTCGCCGCCCGGATCCGGTGCGCCGTGCCCGGCGACCGGCCGCACCCGTGGGGGACGCTGCCGCACGCGCTGGAGGCGGCCCGGTGA
- the pelF gene encoding GT4 family glycosyltransferase PelF has translation MSRGLHVSMLTEGTYPHVQGGVSTWCDQLVRGMPEVDFHIVSLTGSGREPVAWELPRNVYRHTTVPLWGADGGAGAGGGSGVRRIPRLLVGRERRRFLAGYERFLLAVLDPAAGCDFGRELYALAALSRQGRLTTAMRSEAALRTLISVWTMRHLPTARAEPTLHDALTATDLLEHLLRPLGAQIPPDSVAHAVSSGLATLPALAAKYFEGAPFLLTEHGIYLRERYLGYRSGAQRWPVKALLLGFYRELNSLGYREADLITPCNQYNRRWEERGGAPADRIRTVYNGVDPHLFPHAGAEPDIPTLTWAGRIDPIKDLETLVRAYALARVRMPALRLRLFGGVPEGGEAYRTKLEKLAAELGVTDGITFEGRIADVARAYAAGHVVVLSSISEGFPFSIIEAMSCGRTTVSTDVGGVREAVGDTGVVVPPREPEAMARAVLDLMGDDARRVELGQLARQRVIDLFTLRRSVDGFRRIYAELDGVPEPEDATVLPSDWTTELRDPWWSDLSLHGAGS, from the coding sequence ATGAGCCGCGGGCTCCACGTCAGCATGCTCACCGAAGGCACCTATCCGCATGTCCAGGGAGGCGTCAGCACCTGGTGCGACCAGCTCGTCCGCGGAATGCCGGAGGTCGACTTCCACATCGTCTCGCTGACCGGCAGCGGCCGTGAGCCAGTCGCCTGGGAGCTGCCGCGCAATGTCTACCGGCACACGACGGTCCCCCTGTGGGGCGCCGACGGGGGAGCGGGCGCGGGAGGCGGCTCGGGAGTACGCCGCATCCCGCGCCTCCTCGTCGGGCGCGAGCGCCGCCGCTTTCTCGCCGGTTACGAACGCTTCCTGCTGGCCGTCCTCGACCCGGCGGCCGGCTGCGACTTCGGCCGTGAGCTGTACGCACTCGCCGCACTCTCCCGGCAGGGACGGTTGACTACCGCCATGCGCTCGGAGGCGGCCCTGCGGACCCTCATCAGCGTCTGGACCATGCGCCACCTGCCCACCGCCCGCGCCGAACCCACCCTCCACGACGCGCTCACCGCAACCGACCTGCTGGAGCACCTGCTGCGCCCACTGGGCGCCCAGATACCCCCGGACAGCGTCGCGCACGCCGTCAGCAGCGGGCTCGCCACCCTCCCCGCACTCGCCGCCAAGTACTTCGAGGGCGCCCCCTTTCTCCTCACCGAACACGGCATCTACCTGCGCGAGCGCTACCTCGGCTACCGCTCGGGCGCCCAGCGCTGGCCGGTCAAGGCACTGCTGCTCGGCTTCTACCGCGAACTCAACTCGCTGGGCTACCGCGAGGCCGACCTCATCACCCCCTGCAACCAGTACAACCGCCGCTGGGAGGAGCGGGGCGGCGCCCCGGCCGACCGGATCCGCACCGTCTACAACGGCGTCGACCCGCACCTCTTCCCGCACGCCGGAGCCGAGCCGGACATCCCCACCCTCACCTGGGCGGGCCGTATCGACCCGATCAAGGACCTGGAGACGCTCGTACGGGCCTACGCACTGGCCCGCGTCCGCATGCCCGCATTACGGCTGAGGCTGTTCGGCGGGGTGCCTGAGGGCGGTGAGGCGTACCGGACGAAGCTGGAAAAGCTGGCCGCCGAGCTCGGCGTGACGGACGGGATCACCTTCGAGGGACGCATCGCGGACGTGGCGCGCGCCTATGCGGCGGGCCATGTCGTGGTGCTCTCCAGCATCAGCGAAGGCTTCCCCTTCAGCATCATCGAAGCCATGTCCTGCGGGCGTACGACCGTCTCGACCGATGTGGGCGGCGTACGGGAGGCCGTCGGCGACACGGGAGTCGTGGTCCCGCCGCGCGAACCGGAGGCGATGGCGCGGGCGGTGCTCGACCTGATGGGCGACGACGCCCGGCGGGTGGAACTGGGGCAGCTGGCCCGGCAGCGGGTCATCGACCTGTTCACGCTGCGGCGGTCGGTGGACGGCTTCCGCCGGATCTACGCGGAGCTGGACGGCGTACCCGAACCGGAGGATGCGACCGTACTGCCGTCCGACTGGACGACCGAGCTCAGGGACCCCTGGTGGAGCGACCTCTCCCTGCACGGGGCGGGCTCGTGA
- a CDS encoding leucyl aminopeptidase, which yields MTALTLSTSGAATLRADAIVVGVAKGAGSKAASKSGDLVVAPGAEAVDKAFDGKLASVLETLGASGAEGEVTKLPAPSGLKAPVVVAVGLGSVPEKDEMYSAEALRRAAGAAARALSGSKKAGFALPVEAVEDAEAVAEGALLGAYAFTEYKGAKADETEKPGKAAGNGAKQPLAEVALLGTKPRDKAFKAATERALALTEEIKRARDLVNMPPNDLYPESFAAVATAAGKEHGIKVQVFDEKALVKGGFGGILGVGQGSAHGPRLVKLAYTHPKAEKTLAFVGKGITYDSGGISLKPAGHNETMKCDMSGAAAVFAAVVTAARLGLKVNITGWLALAENMPSGNAVRPGDVLRMYSGKTVEVLNTDAEGRLVLGDALTRASEENPDAIVDVATLTGAMVLALGNRTFGIMGNDESFRTAIHEIAEEVGEQSWPMPMPAELRKGMESATADIANMGERMGGGLVAGLFLQEFVGEDIAWAHLDIAGPAYNDGSPFGYTPKGGTGSAVRTLVRLAEHTAAGDLG from the coding sequence GTGACTGCTCTCACTCTCAGCACTTCCGGCGCGGCGACGCTGCGCGCCGACGCCATCGTCGTCGGTGTGGCGAAGGGCGCTGGATCCAAGGCTGCATCCAAGTCCGGGGACTTGGTCGTCGCACCGGGCGCCGAGGCCGTGGACAAGGCGTTCGACGGAAAGCTCGCGTCCGTCCTGGAGACCCTCGGCGCTTCGGGTGCCGAGGGCGAGGTGACCAAGCTGCCCGCCCCTTCGGGCCTCAAGGCGCCGGTCGTGGTGGCGGTCGGTCTGGGCTCGGTTCCGGAGAAGGACGAGATGTACAGCGCCGAGGCGCTGCGCCGCGCGGCCGGTGCCGCCGCCCGCGCGCTGAGCGGCTCCAAGAAGGCCGGTTTCGCGCTGCCCGTCGAGGCGGTCGAGGACGCGGAGGCCGTCGCCGAGGGCGCCCTGCTCGGTGCGTACGCCTTCACGGAATACAAGGGCGCGAAGGCCGACGAGACCGAGAAGCCCGGCAAGGCCGCGGGCAACGGCGCCAAGCAGCCCCTCGCCGAGGTCGCCCTGCTCGGCACCAAGCCGCGCGACAAGGCCTTCAAGGCCGCCACGGAGCGCGCCCTCGCGCTGACCGAGGAGATCAAGCGCGCCCGCGACCTGGTCAACATGCCGCCGAACGACCTCTACCCCGAGTCCTTCGCCGCCGTGGCCACCGCCGCCGGCAAGGAGCACGGCATCAAGGTGCAGGTGTTCGACGAGAAGGCGCTCGTCAAGGGCGGCTTCGGCGGCATCCTCGGCGTCGGCCAGGGCTCGGCCCACGGCCCGCGCCTGGTGAAGCTCGCCTACACGCACCCGAAGGCGGAGAAGACCCTGGCCTTCGTCGGCAAGGGCATCACGTACGACTCGGGCGGCATCTCGCTGAAGCCGGCCGGCCACAACGAGACGATGAAGTGCGACATGAGCGGCGCCGCCGCCGTGTTCGCCGCCGTCGTCACGGCCGCCCGCCTCGGCCTGAAGGTCAACATCACCGGCTGGCTGGCGCTCGCCGAGAACATGCCGTCGGGCAACGCCGTCCGCCCCGGCGACGTACTGCGCATGTACAGCGGCAAGACCGTCGAGGTCCTCAACACCGACGCCGAGGGCCGTCTCGTACTCGGTGACGCCCTGACCCGCGCCTCCGAGGAGAACCCGGACGCGATCGTCGACGTGGCGACGCTGACCGGCGCGATGGTCCTCGCGCTCGGCAACCGGACCTTCGGAATCATGGGCAACGACGAGTCGTTCCGTACCGCGATCCACGAGATCGCGGAAGAGGTCGGCGAGCAGTCCTGGCCGATGCCGATGCCCGCCGAGCTGCGCAAGGGCATGGAGTCGGCCACCGCCGACATCGCCAACATGGGTGAGCGGATGGGCGGCGGCCTGGTCGCCGGTCTGTTCCTCCAGGAGTTCGTCGGCGAGGACATCGCGTGGGCGCACCTGGACATCGCGGGCCCCGCCTACAACGACGGCAGCCCGTTCGGCTACACCCCCAAGGGCGGCACGGGCTCCGCGGTGCGCACCCTGGTGCGTCTCGCCGAGCACACCGCCGCGGGCGACCTCGGCTGA